From Parasteatoda tepidariorum isolate YZ-2023 chromosome 1, CAS_Ptep_4.0, whole genome shotgun sequence, one genomic window encodes:
- the LOC107447971 gene encoding malate dehydrogenase, cytoplasmic has translation MAKDPIRVLVTGAAGQIAYSLLYSVSKGDVFGLDQPISLHLLDIAPMMGVLEGVVMELNDCAFPLLREIIATADEKTAFTDIDSAFLVGAMPRREGMERKDLLAANVKIFKSQGKALDQFAKKDVKVLVVGNPANTNALICSKYAPSIPKENFTAMTRLDQNRATSQIANLLKVNISNVSNVIIWGNHSSTQYPDVSNAVVNVNGSVTGVPDAVKDDAFLQGNFISTVQKRGAAVIAARKLSSAMSAAKAACDHMRDWFCGTPQGKYVSMGVISDGSYGTPPGVIYSFPVTIANRQWQIVQGLQITEFSQSKMKLTGDELLQEREEALSVCQD, from the exons atggCC AAGGATCCAATTCGTGTGTTGGTTACTGGAGCTGCTGGACAGATTGCCTATTCACTCCTGTACTCTGTGTCCAAAGGAGATGTTTTTGGCCTTGATCAG CCTATTTCCTTGCACCTGCTTGATATTGCTCCAATGATGGGTGTATTGGAGGGTGTTGTTATGGAATTAAATGATTGCGCTTTCCCATTGCTAAgag aaatcatTGCTACAGCAGATGAGAAGACAGCATTCACCGACATAGATTCAGCTTTTCTGGTTGGGGCCATGCCACGACGTGAAGGAATGGAGCGTAAAGATCTGTTAGCtgcaaatgtaaaaatttttaaaagccaagGAAAAGCATTGGATCAATTTGCCAAGAAAGATGTAAAG GTCCTAGTTGTTGGAAATCCTGCTAATACAAATGCTTTAATCTGTAGCAAATATGCCCCATCCAtaccaaaagaaaattttacagcCATGACAAGATTGGATCAAAATAGAGCTACTTCTCAA aTTGCTAACTTGCTCAAAGTCAATATTAGCAATGTCTCCAATGTGATTATTTGGGGTAATCATTCTTCAACTCAATATCCTGATGTGTCTAATGCTGTTGTTAATGTTAATGGGTCAGTCACTGGTGTCCCAGATGCTGTTAAAGATGATGCCTTCTTGCAAGGAAACTTCATCTCT ACTGTTCAAAAGAGAGGAGCTGCAGTGATCGCTGCAAGAAAATTATCAAGTGCCATGTCTGCTGCTAAAGCTGCTTGTGATCACATGAGGGATTGGTTCTGTGGTACTCCTCAG GGTAAATATGTTTCGATGGGTGTCATTTCTGACGGTTCTTATGGTACACCACCTGGTGTAATTTACAGCTTTCCGGTCACAATTGCCAACCGCCAATGGCAAATAGTCCAGGGACTCCAGATCACCGAGTTTTCTCAATCCAAAATGAAACTCACTGGAGACGAACTCCTTCAAGAACGTGAGGAAGCCCTGTCTGTCTGCCAAGATTGA
- the LOC107447973 gene encoding E2F-associated phosphoprotein produces MEDEYVIEEFSEDEYNSSSSEDDDIQTFIKKEYGLIEVEDDFEAEVDKVMTAHLQKLKSEDPSDIADPTPSCSIENDKTDDKSKKTQAEINDELFYDPNMDDDDEKWINDKRRSYIFPTKQTSSSKVKPLPNSDAVLNCPACLSLLCLDCQRHDIYKSQYRAMFVTNCTVIETETLNYPNKKKAKKTSGEMFAKPSDVYNPVKCSICNTEVAVYDTEEIYHFFNVIASY; encoded by the coding sequence ATGGAGGACGAATATGTTATTGAAGAATTTAGTGAAGATGAGTACAACTCATCAAGCTCAGAGGATGATGATatacaaacatttattaaaaaagaatatggtTTAATAGAAGTTGAAGATGATTTTGAAGCAGAAGTTGATAAAGTAATGACTgctcatttacaaaaattaaaatcggaAGATCCAAGTGATATAGCTGATCCTACTCCTTCCTGTTCAATTGAAAACGATAAAACAGATGACAAGTCTAAAAAGACACAAGCAGAAATTAATGATGAACTTTTTTATGATCCAAACATGGATGACGATGATGAAAAATGGATAAATGACAAGAGGCGATCATATATTTTCCCAACAAAACAAACTTCAAGTTCGAAAGTAAAGCCTCTACCTAACAGTGATGCTGTCCTTAATTGCCCTGCTTGTCTGTCGCTTTTATGTTTGGATTGTCAAAGACACGATATTTACAAAAGCCAATACAGAGCCATGTTCGTCACAAACTGTACAGTAATTGAGACTGAAACTTTGAATTATCCTAATaagaaaaaggcaaaaaagaCATCGGGTGAAATGTTTGCAAAGCCGTCTGACGTTTATAACCCAGTTAAATGTTCCATTTGTAATACAGAAGTTGCTGTGTATGACACTGAAGAaatctatcatttttttaatgttattgctagttattaa